A single Gammaproteobacteria bacterium DNA region contains:
- a CDS encoding segregation/condensation protein A encodes MPFAIVQGEAVTELPQDLYIPPDALEIILEAFEGPLDLLLYLIKRQNLNVLDISLAKITKQYMDYIGLMDELKLEIAAEYLVMAAMLAEIKSRLLLPRPVSDEPDEGDPRAELVRRLQEYERYKQAAEDLDALPRVGRDVFLTHAEAPDNAHEARALPQVSLRELLLAVQQVMKRAEMFSHHHIQREALSVRERMSNILGSINADKFTEFTTLFTVEEGRMGVVVSLLAILELIKGSMLEMVQSEPFAPIYVKAAGGTIEDDANDSDKIEMTSDDE; translated from the coding sequence ATGCCCTTTGCCATCGTGCAGGGTGAAGCGGTTACCGAGCTACCGCAGGATCTTTATATCCCGCCGGATGCGCTGGAGATTATTCTGGAGGCCTTTGAAGGGCCGTTGGATCTTTTGCTTTATCTGATTAAACGTCAGAATCTGAATGTTCTCGATATTTCGTTAGCTAAGATTACCAAGCAATATATGGATTATATTGGCTTGATGGATGAGTTAAAGCTGGAGATAGCGGCGGAATATCTAGTGATGGCGGCGATGCTGGCAGAGATTAAATCACGCCTGTTATTGCCTCGCCCTGTTAGTGATGAGCCGGATGAGGGTGATCCGCGTGCCGAGCTGGTGCGTCGTTTACAGGAGTATGAACGCTACAAACAGGCAGCAGAGGATCTGGATGCCTTGCCGCGTGTGGGCAGGGATGTGTTTTTAACCCATGCCGAGGCACCGGACAATGCACATGAGGCGCGTGCCTTGCCACAGGTCAGTCTGCGTGAGTTATTGTTAGCGGTACAGCAGGTGATGAAACGTGCCGAAATGTTTTCGCATCATCATATTCAACGTGAGGCATTGTCGGTGCGTGAGCGGATGTCTAATATCCTGGGCTCGATTAATGCCGATAAGTTTACTGAATTTACCACGCTATTTACGGTTGAAGAAGGGCGTATGGGTGTGGTGGTGAGTCTACTGGCGATACTGGAATTGATTAAGGGTTCTATGTTGGAGATGGTGCAGTCCGAACCCTTTGCCCCGATCTACGTGAAGGCAGCAGGGG
- a CDS encoding tryptophan--tRNA ligase: MRPTGRLHLGHYHGVLKNWVTLQQEYDCFFFVADWHALTTHYEDPSIINQSIWDMVVDWLAVGVNPNMAHLFIQSQVPEHAELHLLLSMSTPLGWLERVPSYKDQQEQLREKDLATYGFLGYPLLQSADILIYKAGQVPVGADQVAHVELTREVARRFNHLYGREPDFERNAEDAIKKMGKKNAKLYKSLRKRFQEKGEEEALEIGRVLVADQQNLSLGDRERLTGYLEGVGRIILPEPQALLTPASKMPGLDGRKMSKSYGNTIFLREDLAEVDRKLRTMPTDPARVRRTDPGDPAKCPVWDLHQVYSDDEVKQWVQEGCTTAGIGCLDCKQPIIDAVTVELKPIHERAAEYESDPRIVRNILEEGAEAAREVARTTLDEVRQAMGLNYR, encoded by the coding sequence ATGCGACCAACCGGGCGGCTGCATCTGGGGCATTATCACGGGGTCTTAAAGAACTGGGTGACGTTGCAGCAGGAGTACGATTGCTTCTTTTTTGTTGCCGACTGGCATGCCCTGACAACACACTATGAAGATCCTTCGATTATCAATCAAAGTATCTGGGATATGGTGGTGGATTGGCTGGCTGTGGGTGTGAACCCTAATATGGCGCATCTGTTTATTCAGTCGCAGGTGCCGGAACACGCTGAATTGCATCTATTATTGTCGATGTCCACACCATTGGGATGGTTGGAACGTGTGCCTAGTTACAAGGATCAGCAGGAACAGTTGCGTGAAAAGGATCTGGCAACCTATGGTTTTTTGGGTTATCCCTTGTTACAGAGTGCGGATATCCTGATCTATAAAGCGGGTCAAGTACCTGTTGGTGCCGATCAGGTGGCGCATGTGGAACTGACGCGTGAGGTCGCTAGACGTTTTAATCATCTGTATGGTCGTGAGCCTGATTTTGAGCGCAATGCAGAGGATGCGATCAAGAAGATGGGCAAGAAGAATGCCAAGTTATACAAGAGTCTGAGGAAACGTTTTCAGGAGAAAGGTGAAGAAGAAGCACTTGAGATTGGTCGTGTCCTGGTTGCTGATCAGCAGAACCTGTCACTGGGTGATCGTGAACGGCTAACGGGTTATCTGGAAGGCGTTGGGCGTATTATCCTGCCAGAACCCCAGGCACTGTTAACACCGGCATCAAAAATGCCGGGGCTGGATGGGCGCAAGATGTCCAAGTCTTATGGTAATACCATTTTTCTACGTGAGGATCTTGCTGAGGTGGATCGCAAGCTGCGTACCATGCCAACCGATCCGGCACGGGTTCGACGCACGGATCCGGGTGATCCGGCTAAGTGCCCGGTGTGGGATCTGCATCAGGTGTATAGTGATGATGAGGTTAAGCAATGGGTGCAGGAGGGTTGCACGACCGCCGGTATTGGTTGCCTCGATTGCAAACAGCCCATTATTGATGCAGTGACAGTTGAGCTGAAACCGATTCATGAACGTGCAGCTGAGTATGAATCTGATCCACGTATTGTGCGTAATATCCTTGAGGAAGGTGCAGAGGCTGCGCGTGAGGTCGCACGCACGACCCTGGATGAAGTACGACAGGCGATGGGCCTGAATTACCGTTAA